Below is a window of Pyrobaculum aerophilum str. IM2 DNA.
AACGCAAGAATCCAGGTATTCCAAAAGCTTGCCCTCGGCCCTTGCCCTGCCCTCAACGACTGCCCTCATTAAATGTAATCTGCCCCTGGGGCTGTTCCCCTCAAGGCCTGTGGCTAAATAGGTGGGGCAAGTGGGAAGGCAGAAGCCGCAGTGGACACAACGGTAAAGCTCGTCGAAAGCGCTCATGGCAACCTCCCGGGCGACAACACTCCGTTGGGATCTAACACGCGTTTTATTTTCTCCATCAGATCCCTATTCTCGACGTCCCATTTCCTCTGCGGCTTCAGCCAATACGCCTTGACGCCCGCAGGCGGCGGGCCGGCTACGTACATAACGCCGAGGAGGGGATAGCGCAAGTATTTCACGCCCGGCGGGGTCTCGGGGAGAGACGCAGGCGGGGCCACGACCTTGGCGATCTCGTTAGACGCGAAGAGCTCCTCTGCCTCAGTCACCGAGCTCCACTTCTCCTCCGCCTCTCTGTCGTAAAACACATCGCCCCGCCCGGCTTTTGACAGCCTGTATTCCACCTCCGACTTAACGCCCTCGAACCTCAAGTAAAGAACGCCGTCGGCCTCCGCGGCGCCGGCGACATGTAGCTTCCTCAATTCTTGCAGGGACTTCCTGCCGGTGGCCATGACAGCCACGGATTCGGGCAGGGCGTATATTCGCATATACGCCTCCACGAGGACGGCCAAAGTCCCCCAAGAGCCGGCTATAAGCCTCTTTATGTTGTAACCAGCGACGTCTTTCACGACCGGTGCGCCGAATTTCATGAACTCGCCTTTACCTGTGACTATCTTGACGCTGAGCAGCTGATCCCTCGGCGTCATATATCGATAGGCCATCGGGCCGTAGAAATTAGTGGACAGTATCCCGCCGATGGAGGACCTTCGGAACAACGGCGGATCGAGGGCGAGTCTCCTCCCTCTCTTCCTCAGCTCCTCCTGGAGCTCTACAGCTGAGATACAAGCTGAGGTCCTCACGACCATCTCCTCCTCGTCCACCTCGAGCACCTTTGGCATATCCCACAGCTGGAGCTCTTCGTCGTATTCAACTGGCGGCCCGAGATGCGCCTTAGAGCCCTTGCAGATCGGGAGCAACCTTCTCCTATCCCTATTTGCCTCTTTCATGAGCTCCACGAGCTCTTCTACAGACTTGGGCCTCATGGGAAGATCTTGCCCGGGTTCATGAGCCCCTTGGGGTCGAAGACCGTTTTTATTGCCTTCATGAGCTCTATCTCCTCTTTCCTATACATCTTGGGCAAAAGTTTCTTCTTCATGTACCCGACTCCGTGTTCCCCAGTTATCGTCCCGCCGAGCTCTACGCATGCCTCCAAGATCTCCTCCCCCGCCTCAATGGCCTTCTCCCTTTCGCCGGGCCTTCTCTCGTCGTATAATATCAACGGATGCAGGTTCCCGTCGCCTGCGTGGAACACGTTGGCGACCCTGAGCCCCCTCTTTGCGCCGGCGGCCCTCGCTATCATTAAGGCCTCGGCGAGTTTCTTCCGGGGTATCGTGCCGTCTTCAACCACGTAGTTGGGACCCACAAAGCCCATGGCGCCGAACGCTTGCTTCCTAGCGGCCCATATCTTCGCGGCCCGCGCGGGATCCTCTACTATCTCCACGCCCGCGGCGCCGTTTCTCCTCAAGACCTCCGCCACTTTTGCGGCCTCGTCTCTCGCGCCCGGAGGGGACCCCTCGACTTGTATCAACAAAATCGCCTCTGCGTCCCTAGGGAGGCCGGCGGCATAGGGGCCCGACTCGACGGCCTCGACGGCCAGTTTGTCCATGAGCTCCATGGCGACCGGCATGGCGCCTGAGGCAATGACAGCCGACACGGCTCTGCCGGCCGCGGCTAAGTCGTTAAATTTCGCCATGATTGTGACTGTTGTCTCATAAGTGGGGACTACTCTAACCACGGCCTCTGCGACGAGGGCCAAAGTGCCCTCAGAGCCCGTCAAGAGGCCTATTAAGTCGTAGCCGGCTTGTTCAAACTCCTTGCCGCCTATTCTCCTCACCTCGCCGTTTGGCAGTACCACTGTGAGGCCTCTGAGCTGATTGACTGTCACGCCGTATTTAAAACATTTAACGCCGCCTGAGTTATGCGCTATATTCCCGCCAATTGTGGAGACCCGTTGAGAGCCGGGATCCGCCGCGTATTGATACCCCAGATCTATGGGGTATTGGTAGCCCATTCGCGCGAGGTAGGAGTTTATCCAGTCATTTATAACCCCTGCCTGGACCGCCGCCACTTCGTTGTCTAGATCTACCTCCAGTATCTTGTTCATACGGGCGGTGCTCACAATCACGCCGCCCTTGATCGGGGTAGCCCCGCCGCTGAGGCTGGTGCCCGATCCTCTGCCCACAATAGGTATGCCATAGTTATACGCAAGCTCCACCGCCTTAGCCATTTCATCTACGCTTCTGGGAAAAACCACAGCGTAGGCCTTACCCCTCACAGCCAGCGTCCCGTCTTGTTCGTAGACTAGTAAATCCACCTCGTCGTATAATACGGCGCTCTCCCCCAATAACTCCTTAGCCTTTTTAATAAACTGTTGCAAGGCGCGATGCGGAGATAGAGAGCTAGTCATATAACTATCACTTAATGCAGTATAAATAGTTAAAAACTATCGCTTTATTTCGTATTGTGATTGAGATAAACCCGCTTGTGGTGAAAAACTACGGTGACTTATTAGGCGTTAAGACTGTAAATAACCGACAGGTCTCCGTTGAGGGGCTAATAGAGGAGTTAGTGAGGGAGTTTCGGGATGAAATTAATCGCGTTATTAGGGCGAGGAGGGAGTGGCTAAACGACAAGAGGCCGGTTAGAGTTAAAGGGGCGTTTCCCCACTGGGAGGAGAAATTCGTCGACGCGGACGGCAACGTGAGAACTTTTAGGGAAATAGTCCAGGGGCTAATTGACAACCTCCTCGACCGGGACAGCCCCTTGAGGTGGGGTCTAAACTGGAACACGCCAGTGCCAGACGACCTCCATCCGTTGAAAAACCCAGGCCTTGAAATCACAGGGCCCTGGTATCCAATGAGCAGGGCAATTCATCAAATCAACGCTGACGTGGCGTCAATGATGGAGGACGAGGAAGACGCCTCTCCTGCCTGGTATATCCCACGCGGCTCTGGCAGAGCCGTGGCGGCGGTGTGGGAGGCCCGGCGCGTGGTCAACAGAGTGCTTAGGGGGGAGGTCCCCCAGCCTTATTACGAAGGGGGGAAGGAGTATAGAATTAAAAAGCCGAGGGACAAGTGGCCCACGCTTATACACCGAGTCCCCGGGCTCCACATACTTGACTTCGATATTAGAGTTGACGGCAAGCCGGCCCCCGCCATAATAACCTCTATTGTGATATACACTGTAAATAACTACGACCTCCTCAAGAGGGCGGGCTCTGGCGTTTACTTCTACATCCCCAAGGTGCAGACTCCGGACGAGGCCCTGGTAATTGAAAAAATACTTAGAAGAGTAGAGGACAGGCTGGGGCTTAAGAGAGGGGAGCTTAAAATTGCAATGCTTTACGAAGAGGCCAGGGCCGGCCTCTACCTGCCCGTTATCTTCTGGATATGGAGGGAGAGGCTAGTC
It encodes the following:
- a CDS encoding FAD-binding oxidoreductase, which gives rise to MRPKSVEELVELMKEANRDRRRLLPICKGSKAHLGPPVEYDEELQLWDMPKVLEVDEEEMVVRTSACISAVELQEELRKRGRRLALDPPLFRRSSIGGILSTNFYGPMAYRYMTPRDQLLSVKIVTGKGEFMKFGAPVVKDVAGYNIKRLIAGSWGTLAVLVEAYMRIYALPESVAVMATGRKSLQELRKLHVAGAAEADGVLYLRFEGVKSEVEYRLSKAGRGDVFYDREAEEKWSSVTEAEELFASNEIAKVVAPPASLPETPPGVKYLRYPLLGVMYVAGPPPAGVKAYWLKPQRKWDVENRDLMEKIKRVLDPNGVLSPGRLP
- a CDS encoding FAD-binding oxidoreductase; translated protein: MTSSLSPHRALQQFIKKAKELLGESAVLYDEVDLLVYEQDGTLAVRGKAYAVVFPRSVDEMAKAVELAYNYGIPIVGRGSGTSLSGGATPIKGGVIVSTARMNKILEVDLDNEVAAVQAGVINDWINSYLARMGYQYPIDLGYQYAADPGSQRVSTIGGNIAHNSGGVKCFKYGVTVNQLRGLTVVLPNGEVRRIGGKEFEQAGYDLIGLLTGSEGTLALVAEAVVRVVPTYETTVTIMAKFNDLAAAGRAVSAVIASGAMPVAMELMDKLAVEAVESGPYAAGLPRDAEAILLIQVEGSPPGARDEAAKVAEVLRRNGAAGVEIVEDPARAAKIWAARKQAFGAMGFVGPNYVVEDGTIPRKKLAEALMIARAAGAKRGLRVANVFHAGDGNLHPLILYDERRPGEREKAIEAGEEILEACVELGGTITGEHGVGYMKKKLLPKMYRKEEIELMKAIKTVFDPKGLMNPGKIFP